GGCGTGATTGTTCCCGCTCAGCGGGCGCAACCGCGCCGAAATCGCCATACGGCGATACATGCATAAATGCTTATATGCTGATACCCTTACCCGCAAGAACCCGCCGTACGAAAGAGGAGATGACCCATGGCAGTGCAGGGATTGCTGGTGAAAGCGGCGTCGACGGTGTTCACCGGGCTGGTCGGCGTGAGCGCCTATGAGGTGGCCCGCCGGGCACTGGCGAAGGCTCCGCTGCACGAGGCGGCGGTGACGGCCACCGAGTGGAGTCTGCGCGGAACCCGGCGAGCCGAAGAGGTCGCCGAGTCGGCACGATTGAAGGTGGCCGACGTGGTTGCCGAGGCTCGCGAGCGGATCGGCGAGGAGGCCACCCCGCCGGCGGCGGCCGTCGAGCACGACCACGACCACTGACCGCCATGAGCATGCCCACCGACGAGTTGACGGTCATCTCCGATGCCGCCGGCCGGATGCGGGTGCAGGTCTCCTGGGTCCGTGGCGATTCACGGCGTGCGGTGGCCGCCGAAGAGGCCGCCGGCCGCGTCAACGGTGTACGCACGGTGCACGCCTATCCGCGGACCGGTTCGGTCGTGGTCTGGTACTCCCCCAAACGCAGTGACAGCGCGGAGATCCTCACG
The window above is part of the Mycolicibacter sp. MU0102 genome. Proteins encoded here:
- a CDS encoding DUF1490 family protein, which translates into the protein MAVQGLLVKAASTVFTGLVGVSAYEVARRALAKAPLHEAAVTATEWSLRGTRRAEEVAESARLKVADVVAEARERIGEEATPPAAAVEHDHDH